The Streptomyces sp. Je 1-332 genome has a window encoding:
- a CDS encoding WYL domain-containing protein — protein MRAARLIKMVLLLQARPSMTAAELAGELEVSERTITRDAQALSEAGVPVYADRGRAGGYRLIGGYRTRLTGLGRSEAEALFLSGVPGALREMGLEDAASAARLKVSAALMPSLRDASQNASQRFHLDAPGWFRETSAPELLPPLADAVWDDRRVTARYRRQDTEVERELEPYGLVLKAGVWYLCARVPDTGSLRVYRIDRFTAIAAGDDRFVRDEEFDLPGFWEERAAQFARAILHSEVVLRLSEAGVRQLPYATDSASTREALEAAGPPDEEGWVTLTLRVENEDVAYTQLMALGPEAEILEPTTLRDRFAHAAHKMADRYR, from the coding sequence ATGCGCGCTGCACGCCTCATCAAGATGGTGCTTCTGCTCCAGGCCCGCCCCTCCATGACCGCCGCCGAGCTCGCCGGTGAGCTCGAAGTGTCCGAGCGGACCATCACGCGGGACGCCCAGGCCCTTTCGGAGGCGGGCGTCCCGGTGTACGCGGACCGGGGGCGGGCCGGCGGCTACCGCCTCATCGGCGGCTACCGCACCCGGCTCACCGGGCTCGGACGCAGCGAGGCGGAGGCCCTGTTCCTGTCCGGAGTGCCGGGCGCGCTGCGGGAGATGGGCCTGGAGGACGCGGCATCGGCGGCCCGCCTGAAGGTGTCGGCGGCGCTGATGCCTTCTCTCCGGGACGCCTCGCAGAACGCCTCGCAGCGGTTCCACCTGGACGCTCCGGGCTGGTTCCGGGAGACGTCGGCGCCCGAGCTGCTGCCCCCGCTGGCGGACGCGGTGTGGGACGACCGGCGCGTCACGGCCCGCTACCGGCGCCAGGACACCGAGGTGGAAAGGGAGTTGGAGCCCTACGGCCTCGTGCTCAAGGCCGGGGTCTGGTACTTGTGCGCGCGGGTGCCCGACACGGGCTCGCTCCGGGTGTACCGCATCGACCGGTTCACCGCGATCGCCGCGGGCGACGACCGCTTCGTACGCGACGAGGAGTTCGATCTGCCGGGCTTCTGGGAGGAACGGGCCGCGCAGTTCGCGCGGGCGATCCTGCACTCCGAGGTCGTGCTCCGGCTCTCCGAGGCAGGCGTACGCCAACTCCCGTACGCCACCGACTCCGCGTCCACGCGCGAGGCACTGGAGGCCGCGGGCCCCCCGGACGAGGAGGGCTGGGTGACGCTGACCCTCCGGGTCGAGAACGAGGACGTCGCGTACACCCAGCTCATGGCGCTGGGCCCGGAGGCGGAGATCCTGGAGCCGACGACGCTCAGAGACCGATTCGCCCATGCGGCCCACAAAATGGCTGACCGCTACCGGTAA
- a CDS encoding SDR family oxidoreductase, which yields MESEEMDSTHAPAHPLTGKIALVAGATRGAGRAMAVELGRAGATVYATGRTTREHTSEVGRTAETIEQTAELITAAGREAGGPGTGIAVPTDHLEPEQVEALVDRIDREQGRLDILVNDIWGGDVHVEWDKKMWEHDLDKGLRLMRLGIETHIVTSRYALPLLVKNPGGLVVEVTDGTAEYNGPNYRKPFYYDLAKAAPLRMTKGLAEEVEEYGCTALCLTPGWLRSEAMLDTYFKVTEENWLDGREQNPHFAISETPTFVGRALVALAADPEVARWNGASLSSGGLAKEYGFTDVDGSAPDAWRYITEVDQESSTADVTGYR from the coding sequence ATGGAGAGCGAAGAGATGGACAGCACACACGCGCCCGCGCACCCACTGACCGGAAAGATCGCCCTCGTCGCGGGCGCCACCCGCGGCGCCGGCCGGGCCATGGCCGTGGAGCTCGGCCGCGCGGGGGCCACCGTGTACGCGACGGGGCGTACGACCCGCGAGCACACCAGCGAGGTCGGCCGCACCGCGGAGACCATCGAGCAGACCGCGGAGCTGATCACCGCGGCGGGCCGGGAGGCGGGCGGACCCGGCACCGGCATCGCCGTACCCACCGACCACCTGGAGCCCGAGCAGGTCGAGGCACTCGTCGACCGGATCGACCGTGAGCAGGGCCGCCTCGACATCCTGGTCAACGACATCTGGGGCGGTGACGTCCACGTCGAGTGGGACAAGAAGATGTGGGAGCACGACCTCGACAAGGGGCTGCGCCTGATGCGCCTCGGCATCGAGACCCACATCGTCACCAGCCGGTACGCGCTGCCGCTGCTCGTCAAGAACCCCGGCGGCCTGGTCGTCGAGGTCACCGACGGCACCGCGGAGTACAACGGCCCCAACTACCGCAAGCCCTTCTACTACGACCTGGCCAAGGCGGCCCCGCTGCGGATGACGAAGGGCCTGGCCGAGGAGGTGGAGGAGTACGGCTGCACGGCGCTCTGTCTGACCCCCGGCTGGCTGCGCTCCGAGGCGATGCTCGACACGTACTTCAAGGTGACCGAGGAGAACTGGCTCGACGGCCGCGAGCAGAACCCCCACTTCGCCATCTCCGAGACCCCGACCTTCGTGGGCCGGGCCCTGGTCGCGCTCGCCGCCGACCCCGAGGTGGCCCGCTGGAACGGCGCATCGCTCTCCAGCGGCGGCCTCGCCAAGGAGTACGGCTTCACGGACGTCGACGGTTCGGCGCCGGACGCCTGGCGGTACATCACGGAGGTCGACCAGGAGAGCAGTACCGCGGACGTCACGGGCTACCGCTAG
- a CDS encoding DUF4240 domain-containing protein: MDETEFWEIVDRTRVAAEGDPEDHADLLTEKLLELEPDMVLDFARHFEARYNRAYRWDLWGASWVLLGGASDDAFDYFRCWLIGQGREVFEGALHDPDSLADLLDDFDEDIDGDGEELGYAADEAYETLTGVVTPDLGIAPAPTEPLGTPLDFENEAAMAQRYPKLWERFGEVD, from the coding sequence ATGGACGAGACGGAGTTCTGGGAGATCGTGGACCGCACCCGCGTGGCCGCCGAGGGCGACCCCGAGGACCACGCGGACCTGCTCACCGAGAAGCTGCTGGAGCTCGAGCCGGATATGGTGCTCGACTTCGCCCGTCACTTCGAGGCGCGTTACAACCGTGCGTACCGCTGGGATCTGTGGGGAGCTTCCTGGGTCCTCCTCGGCGGGGCCAGCGACGACGCCTTCGACTACTTCCGTTGCTGGCTGATCGGCCAGGGGCGCGAGGTGTTCGAGGGGGCGCTGCACGACCCGGACTCGCTCGCGGATCTCCTCGACGACTTCGACGAGGACATCGACGGTGACGGCGAGGAGCTCGGCTACGCCGCCGACGAGGCCTACGAGACGCTCACCGGCGTCGTCACCCCCGACCTCGGAATCGCTCCCGCCCCCACGGAGCCGCTGGGGACACCGCTCGACTTCGAGAACGAGGCGGCGATGGCCCAGCGCTACCCGAAACTGTGGGAACGCTTCGGCGAGGTCGACTGA
- a CDS encoding peptidoglycan recognition protein: MRVFRGLSAARGSVVRVPAVRVPGAVRAVLGCVPGAAAVGLLLLCAWFVGPGIPGEPGRASDGPVAFAGPGERAGGTGSDSRMPAAAAPVRRAMGHAAAQPHVVPRAEWLAGAADESPPARYAGRVEAVFVHHTDTPNGYDCADAPRTIRYLYTGQTDGRRWDDIGYNFLVDRCGTVYEGRAGGIERAVVGAHTQGFNKGSVGIAAIGTFTAGSPVPRAMKDALAALIAWKLGLSDVDPRSSVRLVSSNSLSRYPAGAVERFSAVSGHKDGYSTSCPGAALMAALPAIRERAARLQSR, encoded by the coding sequence ATGCGTGTCTTCCGTGGGTTGTCCGCGGCACGTGGGTCCGTGGTCCGTGTGCCTGCGGTGCGTGTGCCGGGGGCGGTGCGTGCGGTGCTGGGCTGTGTGCCCGGGGCCGCCGCCGTGGGGCTTCTGCTGTTGTGCGCGTGGTTCGTGGGGCCCGGGATACCGGGGGAGCCGGGGCGGGCGAGTGACGGTCCGGTGGCGTTCGCCGGGCCCGGGGAGCGGGCAGGGGGCACTGGTTCAGACTCCCGGATGCCGGCGGCCGCGGCGCCGGTGCGCAGGGCGATGGGGCACGCGGCGGCGCAGCCTCACGTGGTGCCGCGCGCCGAGTGGCTGGCCGGTGCGGCGGACGAGTCGCCGCCGGCCCGTTACGCGGGCCGGGTCGAGGCGGTGTTCGTGCACCACACGGACACGCCGAACGGCTACGACTGCGCCGATGCCCCGCGCACCATCCGCTATCTGTACACCGGACAGACCGACGGGAGGCGGTGGGACGACATCGGCTACAACTTCCTTGTCGACCGGTGCGGGACCGTCTACGAAGGGCGTGCGGGCGGCATCGAGAGGGCCGTCGTCGGGGCGCACACGCAGGGCTTCAACAAGGGGTCGGTGGGGATAGCGGCGATCGGGACGTTCACGGCGGGGAGTCCTGTCCCCCGGGCGATGAAGGATGCGCTGGCGGCGCTGATCGCGTGGAAGCTCGGGCTCTCGGACGTGGATCCGCGCTCCTCGGTGCGGCTGGTGTCCTCGAACAGCCTCAGCAGGTACCCGGCGGGGGCGGTCGAGCGGTTCAGCGCGGTGTCCGGGCACAAGGACGGCTACTCCACGTCCTGCCCCGGAGCGGCACTGATGGCCGCGCTCCCCGCGATACGGGAGAGGGCCGCACGGCTGCAGAGCCGGTGA
- a CDS encoding PP2C family protein-serine/threonine phosphatase → MFRVAAASRRDRDEPGWLRGAPPPPWVRWPPPVLLAVICAIQLATPKTVDLSFLLAAVPPLAALSYGASATALLGGTVVLLLYLPGFGLGRPGDSDVLTVAFVALLSILFAWVRSRRDTQLVTVRTVAEAAQFAVLPPLPERVGPVRCAGLYRAAQGGTLVGGDLFDVRKGPSGVLALVGDVQGHGLTAVGTVAALLGAFREAVLDQPDLEGVAARLDRRLVVDSEEAEHAELFATAVLLEFRADAPELRIVSCGHPPPLLVRGGVVEELAVAPGAPLGLGIAGIAPPEEVTVGVKPGDWLLVVTDGVTEARDGSGAFYPLAERLSVLCADMRDDPAALTSAVWRDLMRFSGGVGDDVALLALSLDPEPDARPGPRGAPES, encoded by the coding sequence ATGTTCAGGGTCGCTGCTGCCAGCCGGCGGGACAGGGACGAGCCCGGCTGGCTGCGCGGCGCGCCGCCGCCCCCCTGGGTGCGCTGGCCCCCGCCCGTGCTCCTCGCCGTGATCTGCGCCATCCAGCTGGCCACTCCGAAGACGGTCGACCTCAGCTTCCTGCTCGCCGCCGTGCCGCCGCTCGCCGCGCTGTCGTACGGCGCCTCCGCCACGGCCCTCCTCGGCGGCACCGTGGTGCTGCTGCTCTACCTGCCCGGCTTCGGTCTCGGCCGCCCCGGGGACAGCGATGTGCTGACGGTCGCCTTCGTGGCGCTGCTGAGCATCCTCTTCGCCTGGGTACGCAGCCGGCGCGACACCCAGCTCGTCACCGTCCGCACCGTCGCGGAGGCCGCCCAGTTCGCCGTCCTGCCGCCCCTGCCCGAACGCGTGGGCCCGGTGCGCTGCGCGGGCCTCTACCGCGCGGCCCAGGGCGGGACGCTGGTCGGCGGTGATCTCTTCGACGTGCGCAAGGGCCCCAGCGGCGTACTGGCGCTGGTCGGTGACGTGCAGGGGCACGGCCTCACCGCCGTCGGCACGGTCGCCGCGCTGCTCGGCGCCTTCCGGGAGGCGGTGCTCGACCAGCCCGACCTGGAGGGGGTCGCCGCCCGGCTCGACCGGCGTCTGGTGGTCGACTCCGAGGAGGCCGAGCACGCCGAACTCTTCGCCACCGCCGTGCTCCTGGAATTCCGGGCCGACGCCCCTGAGCTGCGGATCGTCTCCTGCGGCCATCCGCCGCCGCTGCTGGTCCGCGGTGGGGTCGTCGAGGAGCTCGCCGTGGCGCCGGGGGCTCCGCTCGGCCTGGGCATCGCGGGTATCGCCCCGCCCGAAGAGGTGACCGTGGGCGTGAAGCCCGGCGACTGGCTGCTCGTGGTGACCGACGGGGTGACCGAGGCGCGGGACGGCTCCGGCGCCTTCTATCCGCTGGCCGAGCGGCTTTCGGTGCTCTGCGCCGACATGCGGGACGACCCGGCGGCGCTGACGTCGGCGGTCTGGAGAGACCTCATGCGGTTCTCCGGCGGGGTCGGGGACGACGTGGCCCTGCTGGCGCTCTCACTGGACCCGGAGCCGGACGCGCGGCCGGGACCGCGGGGGGCTCCGGAGTCGTAG
- a CDS encoding GNAT family N-acetyltransferase, translated as MPDTHIRTALPDDEEVLARIDRVTWSTLHAVQPAPQPPYPPFFSERFGPHDHLVAELHGMVVGYIRLGYPTSLLANAHVRQILGFAVTDEARGRGVGRGLVRAAVEEARRQGARRVTLRVLGHNTPARTLYASEGFVVEGVLPGEFFLDGSYVDDVLMGRVL; from the coding sequence ATGCCGGACACGCACATACGTACCGCCCTGCCGGACGACGAAGAAGTCCTCGCCCGCATCGACCGCGTCACCTGGTCCACCCTGCACGCGGTACAACCGGCTCCGCAGCCTCCGTACCCGCCGTTCTTCAGCGAACGCTTCGGGCCCCACGATCATTTGGTGGCCGAGCTGCACGGCATGGTCGTCGGCTACATACGGCTCGGTTATCCCACCTCCCTCCTCGCCAACGCCCACGTGCGCCAGATCCTCGGCTTCGCGGTCACGGACGAGGCGCGTGGCAGGGGAGTGGGCCGCGGTCTCGTCAGGGCCGCGGTGGAGGAGGCCCGCCGCCAGGGCGCGCGGCGCGTCACGCTGCGGGTGCTCGGCCACAACACTCCGGCCCGGACGCTCTACGCCTCCGAGGGCTTCGTGGTCGAAGGAGTGCTGCCGGGCGAATTTTTCCTCGACGGCTCGTACGTGGACGATGTGCTGATGGGACGCGTGCTCTGA
- a CDS encoding TIGR01777 family oxidoreductase, protein MEPTESEQSAPSSRRSRIAVAGASGLIGTALTRALADDGHEVVRLVRRAPRTKYEVRWDPKEGYVDTAGLAGCDALVNLAGAGIGDHRWTAAYKREIRDSRVLGTATLAEAAASLDEPPRVFLCASAIGYYGDTGQRAVDESAPSGEGFLPSLCVEWEGAAAAAHAAGIRTVFSRNGLVVAREGGAWQRMFPLFKAGLGGRLGDGRQYWSYISLHDAVAALRHLLDTESLAGPVNLTAPDPLTNREVTAAMGRVLHRPTLFPAPKPALRVVLGEMAGDVLGSQRVLPTRLLESGFSFAFPGIEETIRAALR, encoded by the coding sequence ATGGAGCCCACCGAGTCCGAGCAGTCAGCCCCGTCGTCGCGGCGGTCCCGTATCGCCGTGGCCGGCGCGTCCGGCCTCATCGGAACGGCGCTGACGCGCGCCCTCGCCGACGACGGCCACGAGGTGGTGCGGCTGGTGCGCCGAGCACCTCGTACTAAGTACGAGGTGCGGTGGGATCCCAAGGAGGGTTACGTCGACACGGCGGGGCTCGCGGGCTGTGACGCCCTGGTCAACCTGGCGGGGGCCGGCATCGGCGATCACCGCTGGACGGCCGCCTACAAGCGGGAGATCCGCGACAGCAGGGTGCTCGGCACCGCGACGCTCGCCGAGGCGGCGGCCTCCCTCGACGAGCCGCCCCGGGTGTTCCTGTGCGCGAGCGCGATCGGCTACTACGGAGACACCGGTCAGCGCGCGGTGGACGAAAGCGCCCCCTCCGGAGAGGGCTTCCTGCCGTCCCTGTGCGTGGAGTGGGAGGGCGCGGCCGCCGCGGCGCACGCGGCGGGCATCCGTACGGTCTTCTCGCGCAACGGTCTGGTGGTGGCGCGAGAGGGCGGGGCGTGGCAGCGGATGTTCCCGCTCTTCAAGGCGGGGCTCGGCGGGCGCCTCGGCGACGGCCGGCAGTACTGGAGCTACATCTCGCTGCACGACGCGGTGGCCGCGCTGCGGCACCTGCTCGACACGGAGTCGCTGGCGGGTCCCGTCAATCTGACGGCGCCCGATCCGCTGACCAACCGCGAGGTGACGGCCGCGATGGGGCGTGTGCTGCACCGGCCCACGCTCTTCCCGGCGCCGAAGCCCGCGCTGCGCGTCGTGCTCGGCGAGATGGCGGGTGACGTGCTCGGCAGCCAGCGGGTCCTGCCCACCCGGCTCCTGGAGTCGGGGTTCTCGTTCGCTTTCCCGGGCATCGAGGAGACGATCCGCGCGGCGTTGCGGTAA
- a CDS encoding NAD(P)/FAD-dependent oxidoreductase, which yields MLEPAHHADVVIVGAGVAGLSAAHQLTRAGVTTVVLEAAPYVGGRMSTEKVDGFRLDRVGQLLTTSYPELRHTPGLDALVLRPFVPGVLVHSDGRHHRAVEPSSPRRARGALTAARALASAPRATPLGGPLDQARLGAALARLAATDPERLIARPELPASQALFARGLPARTVTGFLRPLLSALLCDPDLTTSSRCADLALHSFARGRLCLPEGGAEVLPELLSAALPPGTVQTGVRVTAVSTTSVTTAEHGEVSCRAVLLATDARAAAELLPGLRVPSFHQVTVLHHAAPDAPLAEPALLLDADRSGPVAHTAVISRVDPSRAPAGRALISSTVLGPPPDERAVLAHLADLYGTSTARWESLAVHHTREAVPAMPPPHDLRRPVRLLAGLYVCGDHRDTSTVQGALHSGRRAARAALADFGVDPAYGAGQLPMAA from the coding sequence GTGCTAGAGCCTGCGCACCATGCGGATGTCGTCATCGTGGGAGCGGGGGTCGCGGGACTGTCGGCCGCCCATCAGCTGACCAGGGCAGGTGTAACGACCGTCGTCCTGGAAGCCGCCCCTTACGTCGGCGGGCGCATGTCCACGGAGAAGGTCGACGGCTTCCGGCTCGACAGGGTTGGGCAGTTACTCACCACGTCGTACCCCGAGTTACGCCACACGCCGGGGCTCGACGCCCTCGTACTGCGGCCCTTCGTACCCGGCGTCCTGGTGCACAGCGACGGCCGGCACCACCGCGCCGTCGAGCCGTCGAGCCCCCGGCGCGCACGGGGCGCACTCACCGCCGCGCGCGCCCTCGCGAGCGCCCCCCGGGCCACCCCACTCGGTGGCCCGCTCGACCAGGCCCGCCTCGGCGCGGCGCTCGCCAGGCTCGCGGCGACGGATCCGGAGCGCCTCATCGCCCGCCCCGAACTCCCCGCGTCGCAGGCCCTCTTCGCCCGGGGCCTGCCCGCGCGCACCGTCACCGGCTTCCTGCGCCCGCTGCTCTCGGCGCTTCTCTGCGACCCGGACCTGACGACGTCGAGCCGGTGCGCCGACCTCGCCCTGCACTCCTTCGCGCGCGGCCGCCTGTGTCTGCCCGAGGGGGGCGCCGAGGTGCTGCCGGAGCTCCTGTCGGCCGCGCTGCCGCCCGGTACGGTCCAGACCGGTGTACGCGTCACCGCCGTCTCCACGACCTCCGTCACGACCGCGGAACACGGGGAAGTCAGCTGTCGCGCCGTCCTGTTGGCCACCGACGCCCGCGCCGCCGCCGAACTGCTGCCCGGCCTGCGCGTGCCGTCCTTCCATCAAGTGACGGTGCTGCACCACGCGGCGCCCGACGCGCCGCTCGCCGAGCCCGCGCTGCTGCTCGACGCCGACCGTTCGGGCCCGGTCGCGCACACCGCCGTGATCAGCCGCGTCGACCCTTCGCGCGCCCCCGCGGGCCGGGCGCTCATCTCGTCGACGGTCCTCGGGCCGCCGCCCGACGAGCGGGCCGTCCTCGCTCATCTCGCCGATCTGTACGGCACGTCGACCGCCCGCTGGGAGTCCCTCGCCGTCCACCACACCCGCGAGGCGGTGCCCGCGATGCCACCGCCGCACGATCTGCGCCGCCCGGTGCGGCTGCTCGCGGGGCTCTACGTGTGCGGGGACCACCGGGACACCAGCACGGTGCAGGGCGCCCTGCACTCGGGCCGTCGCGCGGCGCGGGCGGCACTGGCGGACTTCGGCGTGGACCCCGCGTACGGAGCGGGCCAGCTCCCGATGGCGGCCTGA